The Glycine max cultivar Williams 82 chromosome 17, Glycine_max_v4.0, whole genome shotgun sequence genome contains the following window.
CAAGCAGGCTAGACCAAGTTTAACTAGCTGGAGAGCCCATACTTTCTCAATGTTTCCATTGAGGCTCGGATCAATGAACAAACTCTCCTtctcttcttcatcctctttaCCAATGAGATTTACTATGAATGCACGAAGCATTACTTCTCTCCCATCTTGTAGGGTAACAGCATCTTTACCCGTGATCAATTCCAACAGCACCACTCCGAAGGCAAAAACATCCATTTTGGTAGTGACCTTCCCTGCCTCCAGATACTCCGGAGCCATATAGCCCCTTGATTTCGCGATGTGTGATGAGGCACAACCGGAAGTTATTTTACTTTCTGATTCTTCAGCAAGAGCAAAGTCTGCTATCTTGGCCCTTAGATCTTTGTTTAGCAGAATGCTTCCACTGTTTATGTTCCTGTGCACATAGCAAGGTTCTGTGAAGTTGTGAAGATACTGAAGACCATTGGCAACATCCAGAGCAATCAGGATCCTCCTTGCCAAACTCTGGTGCTCCGTTGACCCGTTTCTGCTTAGCCATTCTCTCAAAGAGCCATTTTCCATATACTCATAAACAAGATAGGGGCAACCATCGTTTTCACAGTAACCTTGCAGCTTTATCAGGTTGAAATGATTGATCTTTTCCAGCAAATTCACTTCCTTGGATGCATCCCCTCTCATTTTCTTGACAGCCAATATGTTCTTCTCTTTACCGAATACCCCACGATACACAGAACCTTTGATTCTATTCTTTGAACTAAAGTTTTCAGTGGCCTTCTCTATTTCCTCAAACTTGTACACCTTGGAGTGATGTTCAATGATTGCTATCTCACCACGGATATCTTCTGAAGACAACTTCTTTGATTTCTCACCTTGTTCACCTCGCTTAATGAACATTGCTGATCTCTTTCTGAACAGAAAAACCCCATATAAGACGACACAAAGAACCAGCATGGAACCCCCAGTGGTGGCAATAACAGTGTAAAGTTTCCTCTTTGAGTTGCACTTTTTGGAGCTGCAAACAAGAGGTGACACATCTGGTGGATCACTAACAATTCTTGTCATTGAACTCACAGGTTCACTTGGCAAAGGAATCAGAACAGTTGTGAATGGAAAAATAGTTTGTGTTTGTGTGGAAAAACCATTGGCATCAACCACATTACCTGCTGCTACATTGAACCTTGCAGCAATATTTGTAATATTATCACCCCAATTCACTGAGTATGTCAGCAAATACTTGGTGCCGTTTGTGATCTGATGCCATGTTGGACAAGCACATCTGAGTGGCACGTGCAATTCCATGCCGGGATGCAAATCAAGTTCCCCGTATGGATTAGCACGCATAAGCGAATCGCAAGTGGTCAAACCCTGTAAAGTATCATTTGCCACTGTCAAATATGTTGGGGATTGCCCCAATACATAGTTGGTTTCAGCTTGGTAATAGTCCCTTGTTAAGCAAGAACAGTTCAAAGGGACAAGCACTTCTTTCCCAGTTGGGAACACTTTGAGCACATTGACATCATTGATTCTTGCAAGCTCTTCTGGGTTTGATGATGTGAGGTTGGAGATTGTGGCTATGGAATTGAAAGGAGGTTTTGATTTGAAGATGAGGAAGGCCAGGCAGGATTTGTTGAGGCCATTGCAAGTGTAAAGGAAGGAAGGTGAAGCCCCCATTTTGTCATCATTCTTGCAGCTGAATATTGAATTTCCTGTGTAATTCTGCTGTGCTTTGGcatcaaaagaaacaagaaacaagGTTAGTGTGAAGAGAAACACAACATGATGATTCATGGTGAGATTGTGCTCTTGACTAAACAAGACTGAAAAACAAAGTGTGAACATTTGAGTGTTGATGTTTTAAGATGTTTCAGTTTGAGGCATTTGCTAATGTTATTATAAGTAGAATAACGCGTGAAAATTTTGCTTACTAATTCAGTATATTACAGAAAACAATAGGCAATTAATTGCCAATTGCTGCGTGGGACCACAGTTTTGCGTACCTTGATTGCTTTTAGAGATGGATTACATAAACTATGATCATATTTAATTGACCCGGTTTAGGGGTTgcttcatattatattataatttatatcatgCGATGATGTAAACTCAGAGATATGAAGAAGAATCtggaattttatttaatttagagaATGAGAGAATGCATAAAAACATATGGCCACTTGAATGAAGTTTTCAATTGTGTCCTTATATTTTCGTTCTCAACGGTCTAGCCAGGCCAGGGCTGGCACGGTTTATCTTACTAATTAGACCGTGGTGTGTACATCTTCTAGAgcttatgattaattattactaatttGGACAGCACAATATTATGCAAACAAAAGGGGAattgttcaaataattaatgACTAATGAGAGAATCaaatataaagataatttttagagaattaaattaaaaatgaaaaaaaattggtcaGATTTTAACAAATACTACAAGAAAAGagcattttattaaaaagtaagactacaaaataattatatatatgaaaaataatttatttgatattttatcttattttttggtttaatatgttttttttatcttttaaaaagtttattttagtttttttttatcttttaaaattgattcaaaagATCATTTCGTCCATCTAAAGTTAatgttaatgaaataaaaatattgatgacTAAAAATCATTACTATGCAAACCCCAAATTTTATAGTATTTGTTGTTTCTTTTAAATCTCAAAGCTTTATGACCCACCACGTGTCTTGTATTGTAAACTCAAAATTAGATCATTTTTCATTTCCAAAACACATCGAACTTAATGACAACTACAACAACTCAAGTCTAACATTTGAAATTACCTAAAAACTATAAGAGGTGCACATATATACCCTTTAACAAACCCACAAAAAATTGATAGTTcaaaatgaaaagttaaaaaaaatctcaaaatctGATCCACACATTCAAAGCTCCGAGAtcgcaaaataaaattattaaacctAACAAATGAACCTCAAACAATGAAACAAGAACAGATGAGCAAAATTGAGGGGAATGGTGTGCTTCTAGCCTTTGTTGAAGGCAGATTAAAGAAATTGAGGTTGGGGAGGAGAGGgtcgatggtggtggtggtgatcaCAACATTATATGCTAAGACTCATCGCCCCTAACGGTGCTGACAGAGGAAGGAACAACCCTGTTAGGAACAATATCTCGAACCTGCCATGAAGTGTGACCACCGTGTTCGCCAACACTAGCTTTCTCATACTCACATTTGTGACCGTTCTGCTTCTGTTGAGGGTACAAATACCACGCTAGTGGGCGTAGAAGGCAACATTTTCAAAGATGTCGTAGTTGGTGTCGACTTCGAGGATATGGGCACATAGTGTGTTGACCATCGCGCTCGCCGATGCTAGCTATCACATGATCACATTTGTGACCGTTCCATTGTCACTGAGGATACATATACCACCCTAGGTGGCGTAGATGACAACATTTTCGAAGACGTCACAGTCGCTGCCGACTTCAAGGATATGGGCACAAAGCATGTTGGCGCTCTCCCTGATTGCCAGCTTCAACTTCTTAGACCCTTTCGTAGGCTGTTGCGGGTGCTGCCCCACCACGTGGAGGTATAATACTAATACTTGGAAGAAGTTAGGGTTTTGATATTAGAAATTTGAGGAAAGATGTTGAGTTTTGGGTCTACGcaggtagaagaagaagaaggaaagctAAAACATTTTTAGCAGTCTTAACtgataatatttgtaattattaacaACGTTAATTTTTCATGGacaaaatgattattttgaacctatttaaaaatataaaggattaaaacaaatttttaaaaaataaaagatcaaattgaaccaaataaataagataaaagactAAATAGGTCATTTGATCTAATATATAATATGACAAAATTTTGATGTAGCCAACACTACCCAGTAGCCTGTTGttttaaaagagaaacaaaaataagaatgtGGTAGAGAAgccaaaaaaagggggggaaagTACAATAATAAGAAAATGGTAGGAGCAGATATAACTATTAGGACAAATTGatgaaataataatgataaatatgATGTTGTAAGATTGATAGATAATTATGTGATCAAATATTTGATTCCTAAGTTTGTATGTATGAAAGAGTATATGTTAAAAGAGATtagttgttaaataaatatcagTATATTGTGAGATTAATATGTAAGTTTCAGTTATCCTaagttttaacataataaattgtaagctataaaaaaacaaaataaattatgaattaatGAGTTAAAATTAAGAACTTAGTTTATATAcctaaataattgtattaattgtaacaattttttattatcattgtaTGCCTTTGTTGCTCTTATTGATTGTCAACATTAAGAATTGTttagttttttatgtttattgatGTTTTTGGTACATTATAAGAATTGTTAGTTTATTACTAATTAAGGATAGACTTTTCTTGATTAAATGGGTATGAATACCAAAAAGAAATTGCAAGTAATAGGAGtactataatattaattaagaattagatTATCTCGAAGTTTTTTCAGttgttatatattattcttttagttaatgtttttttattaaatttttgtcaATAATATTCATGTTTTACTCATTTGGCAAGCAAACACATAATAAAAGCttatttaagttaattaaaataggGATAATATATAAGTTTGATATGCATGCGTATATAAGCATTTCATGTGTGAATAAGTTTATTCATTGGTTCAGTTTGACGATCACACAAACTAAACTaagtttcacaaaaaaaaaaaagtaaaacacaaaagaaactaattaagttgatttagtttttttctttttgatcaaACTTGACGTGAACCAAACTAGCAGGTTTGATATGCGCAATTGCGTATTTAATCCATGAATTCTTTAAGATGTCAATGATATAATATGCTACTCAAAAGTCAAGCTTAAGTTGTTACGTGCCATTCTTACTTACCGTACACGCAATCTACAAAGTTACGAAAATTAATAACGTTATTATTCTTTGTAAAGTAATGAAatatgtgaaaaataataacattattttaacaCATTTGATTTACATGATAACACCCAAATTTTAATTGCTCGGCACTAATAATCAATTTGGAGATGTAAATCACCTCATATTATATGTAAAGATGACAtattattatgaatttaattagaattaatgcattaataatataaaagattatACTATAATCTAATTACGTACtggtattataaattattaaatatggtaaaattataaatttttgttataattattttacaagtcatatctaaaataattatttattagttgataatgtaaaatttaaatctattattaattatatctaGTAACCCCCAAAGCTTGATAATATATAATGAAAAGTGCTGACAACATATTCTTTAacacattttattattgattgaaatttattaaaaattacaaaattataagaaaaaatcatttaataatatataagattcataattttttttaatttctaataaatttcaattaagagAAAATGTATTCAAAACAACATATGATGAATATGTTACTTGTATTTCTCATATATAATTGGTTATAATGTTTTGAAGATCCAATATGTGTAAATTAAGAATCGTCTTTACAGAAGATAACTAGTTTAAAATTTGATGATAGATAGGGCTTCCATTTGAGACAACGAGTAATACCATTGCATGatacataaaacaaaaattgtttaTCGTATCGTatgatacattaaaaataaatgtgatcAAAGATAAATGTactgtttgtttattttttataagaaaaaaaaaaaactagccaTGTGAAAAGAATCCAaatgataaaagataaattgaatGTTCTTAATCACAGTCAAATTAAGGATAATGACATATTAGCCTGTAATTAATCATCCATTTCAACTTGATTAGCTAATACACTAGCCGGCCGGCATCTCTTGGTTAAAGAAGAAACTGGATACATATGCCACGAAAAACCAACAGCCTGAGACAGACTATAATTTATTGATCAgttttagaataaatataaaacaacttAACTTTTGGAGAAACAAataagaagatttttttaaaagaaaaattaacttatacacCTCAATTTTTAAGAAGTTAAATACAAAAAGTTTCTATAAATTtaaatgcataaattaattttaacttgtaaAAAACTTACTTCAgttatctccttatttattttcctataaGTGTGTATAGAAAAGTTTACACAAACATGAAccgtatatattaaaataaaaatattgattactaaatgagttttatatattatatatgaataaatattatttttttcggtACAATTACATATTGACTACcgctaataataaaaaattgaattcaaatccaacaaagttaacaatatataattattaatagaaACATACAAAAAGTaagaaacaataatttttgtcaaacattccaaattaatatatttctttctctctctctctcatactcatatatatatatatatatatatatatatatatatatatatatatatatatatatattgtaaaaacTAAAAGGTCACCGGTACCCTATCAAACAATATTGTTCTTAAAAAGACATTATACTTActctttatattttaagtatttctgaattttaattataagaatattCCATGAGTAAcactttattaaaaatatatatgataatcaaAAGGCTAACGCAATAACAAACAATTGGAGAAGCCCCTAGTATTCGACAATAACGGATAACCTgtatcatttcattattttgtgtgTTGCAATACATAGCCTaattggagaaaaagaaaaatgagagaaaatctatgttgttgtggatatatttatatttatatttatatttatatgcttaaattcatgaaaatgaataaatccACAGCCATAAAGATTTTCCGCTGCACATATATAACCTTTGGGCATGCGCATGATTCTAAATATTTCTAACCTCAAACACTCCGAAGCCACATGGAAGAACATCGTCTAATTCATAATTGATTTTGCTTCACGAGCTAGACTATTAGATGAAGTCCCAGAAATCTAGAAAATCTTGACCATCGGAGTCAAATTGTTGGCAATGTGAATGATCTAAGCTTCAAGATGAAGGAATGAAAATAGTGTGAACTGTAATTCATATATCATACTCCTACATGAGTAAATGGTTATTAGTGAAAGATGATGTGagtttaaaattactattatcaaaattaatatctGCCTCTGTACATATAGACGTACACTAAATACTAGTACTATTTCGTGGATGTGaagtaaatttaaatatatctgtaaaaaaaaatatttaaatattgttaCTTAATTCACTTTATCAagtttgataaatgcaaaatgGCTGATGATTGAATATTATTACACGTcggaagttattattatttgatgcaTTAGTTTCAAAGTAAATTTCCTATAGCTTTTTAACAGGAACGATCTAAATGAAACTTGAAGAATTCAAGTATCATTTAAATTTGCTTAATTTCTACCAAAATTATTTAGTCCGCGTGCGTTCTTTTTTATGTactataatcaattttaaattattaatcaataaGGATGCATATTGAAATTGTTTTATAATTCTGTTcaattcatataaaattataattatagataaaataaataccTGCTGCCACATGCAGGTCTCCAATAAATTATCAAGGAAGCTCAGATATCCGTAGTGttgcaaataaaattaattaacagtCTGATATTTTGCAAATCAAATGGCTACTAACAAAGCTTGCTCCAGcaaaatcacacacacacatgcagATCGATGCTAACTATCATTCTGAGTCAAATGCACTCGGTGATATGATGCATATATAATATAGTTGCTTAAGGATGCAGATGCATATATAATACTTCTACTAGTGTGAGTATATATAGCTaggttgattattttttatttcatagttATGATGGAATAGAATCTTGATGAACAATGCTTTCTTGGTAAAAGTTATCCACCGAATTTGCTATCATGGAGTTAATTAAGTTGCATTGCATAATCTAGTGGAAGTGTTTccattagtaattttttagtaGAGTAAATTTAAAGTGTCTGTTAGTGTTCAGAGAGATTAATTGAAGACTTTTTTTTACCTTTGGAACACTATTAATTTATCCTATAGTTTTCTTTACCCACAAAAGAAAGCTATTGAAGTTACTGTATGTAAATAACTCTAACTAAACATGATATGGAAGTGTCTATTTATCACTTCAGTGTGTATGTTACTCTTTctatttaattaacttttatataatGTACTTTAAAgtattaattagattttttttgttacaaattttttaattggattaacaaaaaggaaaacaatatttcaaataaaaaagttacataGCATAAGAGTGGttacaaacagaaaaaaaaagtggttatatttaattaatactcCTCCCCGTatatgaaaattcttttgaGCGAAAGATATGAAGTATTCTTTTAATAGAAACATAATAACATAATCAAGTACCGTTATGCATACATTTATtcgtttgggatttttttttattacttgtttggaaattttgttaatattcgTATAGATGATCAAGACATAAAATAATGAATCCTGCCACATAATTAGTTCTATGATTTCGATTTCTGTACGAGTAAAGAGCGTAATGAATGTGAGATCGTGAGGTTAATTAATTGACACCaatgtttaaatatattgtttgCGGTATGCACTATGTTTCTGACATGTACAAGAAATATCACAATCAAATTGTGACATTGTTTCTAACTTTGATACTCTTTGAAGCAAAATAACGATGATTAAGACAAAACTATCGGCCTTAAGTCCAAAGAACTCTGTAATAGACCCTTTATCTTCGATGAGAAATTTATGCTtttcatgtctttttttttttgaaaaatgtaaattatattaaacctaaaataatacaataataaacgAGCATACCTTAATACAAAAAGGTCTATATCAAGACGTTAAAACAAATACAATTTTACAAGCCAGGAACGCgtgcattaatttattttaaagcgGAAGGCTTTGGCTTTAAACAAAGCTTTACTCCATTTTTATAAAGGTTGAGCTTGGTAATTTTGTTTGAAGcagttttctattttctatgATGATTATGAAATCATTTTCTATAGTATTAGGACGAATTGCATTCGCCAAATAATATAGCCACTGAGAAATACGATTCCAGAAGTAAAGCAAAGGTTGCCTTTTATTCCGAAGTGGATGTCAATGTTCTTTGTTCGGCTAAAGCCAAGACCTTAGTTGCTAGctattttattgttgttttcaccaaaaaaaaaaaaagtagagaacAAAAGCCATTTTAATGTGGTCCTATTCGAAACTTCGGGAAATTTGGCATTGTGTATGTTTCGAAAAGTGGTTCTCCATATATTACCAAGGACAAGGAAGATGCTTATAAGCAATTGATAGTATGCAAATAATGTTGAAAAAAACTTCAGAAGGCCCATTCTAAATTTTGGGCTTCAGGAATACCCAATTTATTTTAGCAAGGCCTACACCCAAAAACTAGAATTTCATTTAtgtgtttaaacttatttgttaaaataaatacgtattttaataaaaataagtagttttatttttattttaggtatatttttctaaaatatttttgcttaaaaaaagaaataaatcttATCTtctttgtataaaaatatttatctcaaaagtacttattttaaaaaaaattaaagtttaaacaaatttacCATTATTCTATAAACGTAAATGTagacttaaaaattattaaagttataaatacaaatatgataatttttaagattGTAAGTGATCAAGATTGGACtgaattttatgtattttttaacctaatccaattaaacttaattggattgaattcatcttttattttttgtcaatcCAAACCAACTCAATTCAACTTCAATTGGATTGAATTGGAGTAGTTATTGGATTGGACTATTAAAAAGTTGTCACCTCTAtaggttttgaaaaaaattttaaaaaaatcatcaaactcAAAATAGTAAGGATATTTCCTTTTTGATAGaatagtaaatatattttttaaagttagtattcataaaacattatattaattatatgacaaaaaaaaaagtcataaataTATACTCACAAgtattatttgtaaaataatgtattaccctaaaaaaaacccaaaacagTGCTTTACCTTGAGAATAATGTGAGCttagtttatgatttttattttaataattgaattgtATGAGGGTTAATTGGGCTTTGGTGACATCCAAAA
Protein-coding sequences here:
- the LOC100806221 gene encoding lysM domain receptor-like kinase 4 produces the protein MFTLCFSVLFSQEHNLTMNHHVVFLFTLTLFLVSFDAKAQQNYTGNSIFSCKNDDKMGASPSFLYTCNGLNKSCLAFLIFKSKPPFNSIATISNLTSSNPEELARINDVNVLKVFPTGKEVLVPLNCSCLTRDYYQAETNYVLGQSPTYLTVANDTLQGLTTCDSLMRANPYGELDLHPGMELHVPLRCACPTWHQITNGTKYLLTYSVNWGDNITNIAARFNVAAGNVVDANGFSTQTQTIFPFTTVLIPLPSEPVSSMTRIVSDPPDVSPLVCSSKKCNSKRKLYTVIATTGGSMLVLCVVLYGVFLFRKRSAMFIKRGEQGEKSKKLSSEDIRGEIAIIEHHSKVYKFEEIEKATENFSSKNRIKGSVYRGVFGKEKNILAVKKMRGDASKEVNLLEKINHFNLIKLQGYCENDGCPYLVYEYMENGSLREWLSRNGSTEHQSLARRILIALDVANGLQYLHNFTEPCYVHRNINSGSILLNKDLRAKIADFALAEESESKITSGCASSHIAKSRGYMAPEYLEAGKVTTKMDVFAFGVVLLELITGKDAVTLQDGREVMLRAFIVNLIGKEDEEEKESLFIDPSLNGNIEKVWALQLVKLGLACLIQESAERPTMVEVVSSLLKTYTSYMEQIIPPSISNSPSMER